One Streptomyces fagopyri DNA window includes the following coding sequences:
- a CDS encoding helix-turn-helix domain-containing protein, producing MTEATDLAERAGDRDPRIGLRAVSALRRLLDQLEAVQVRSARHQGWSWQEIAAELGVSRQAVHKKYGRQ from the coding sequence ATGACGGAAGCAACGGATCTCGCCGAGCGTGCGGGTGACCGCGATCCGCGGATCGGGCTGCGGGCTGTCTCCGCGCTGCGGAGGCTGCTGGATCAGCTGGAGGCGGTGCAGGTGCGCAGTGCGCGCCATCAGGGCTGGTCGTGGCAGGAGATCGCCGCGGAACTCGGAGTGAGCAGGCAGGCCGTGCACAAGAAGTACGGGAGGCAGTGA
- a CDS encoding zinc-binding dehydrogenase, translating into MFAAYAARIDRDQPLNGLELGERPAPEQRPGWTTVNVRAASLNHHDLWSLRGVGLAEDKLPMILGCDAAGVDEEGNEVVLHSVVGQTGHGVGPREPRSILTERYQGTFAEQVTVPAWNVLPKPRELSFEEAACLPTAWLTAYRMLFTNAGVRPGDSVLVQGAGGGVATAAIVLGRAAGLRVFATSRDEAKRKRAVELGAVEALESGARLPQRVDAVIETVGAATWSHSIKSLRPGGTLVISGATSGDRPAHAELTRIFFLELKVVGSTMGTKDELEDLLSFCAATGVRPVIDEVLPLDRAREGFERIEAGDQFGKIVLTVG; encoded by the coding sequence ATGTTCGCTGCCTACGCCGCTCGTATCGACCGTGACCAGCCGCTGAACGGCCTGGAGTTGGGGGAGCGTCCGGCCCCCGAGCAGAGGCCCGGCTGGACGACCGTGAACGTCAGGGCCGCGTCCCTGAACCACCACGACCTCTGGTCCCTCAGGGGCGTGGGCCTGGCCGAGGACAAACTGCCGATGATCCTCGGATGCGACGCGGCCGGCGTCGACGAGGAGGGCAACGAGGTCGTCCTGCACTCCGTCGTCGGGCAGACGGGGCACGGGGTCGGCCCCCGGGAGCCCCGGTCGATCCTCACCGAGCGCTACCAGGGAACCTTCGCCGAGCAGGTCACGGTCCCGGCGTGGAACGTCCTCCCCAAGCCCAGGGAGCTCTCGTTCGAGGAGGCCGCCTGCCTGCCGACCGCGTGGCTGACGGCGTACCGCATGCTCTTCACCAACGCCGGGGTACGGCCGGGCGACTCGGTCCTCGTGCAGGGGGCCGGCGGTGGTGTCGCGACCGCCGCGATCGTGCTCGGCAGGGCCGCCGGACTGCGGGTCTTCGCGACGAGCCGTGACGAGGCCAAGCGCAAGCGGGCCGTCGAACTCGGGGCCGTGGAGGCGCTGGAGTCCGGCGCGCGGCTGCCGCAGCGTGTGGACGCGGTCATCGAGACGGTGGGCGCGGCCACTTGGTCGCACAGCATCAAGTCGTTGCGGCCCGGCGGCACGCTGGTGATCTCGGGTGCGACGAGCGGGGACCGTCCCGCGCACGCCGAGCTGACCCGGATCTTCTTCCTGGAGCTCAAGGTCGTCGGCTCCACCATGGGCACCAAGGACGAGCTGGAGGATCTGCTGTCCTTCTGCGCCGCCACCGGGGTGCGGCCCGTCATCGACGAGGTGCTGCCGCTCGACCGTGCCCGGGAGGGGTTCGAGCGGATCGAGGCGGGCGATCAGTTCGGGAAGATCGTTCTCACGGTCGGCTGA
- a CDS encoding NAD(P)-dependent malic enzyme, protein MAAEIVNPRSDSSTGSEGDVEPVNSDGSVDSRAFDPAFALHRGGKMAVQATVPVRDKDDLSLAYTPGVAKVCSAIAEQPDLVNDYTWKSNVVAVVTDGTAVLGLGDIGPEASLPVMEGKAILFKQFGGVDAVPIALDCTGVDEIVETVARLAPSFGGVNLEDISAPRCFEIERKLQERLDIPVFHDDQHGTAVVTLAALRNAAKLTGRSLGELRAVISGAGAAGIAIAKFLLEAGIGDVAVADRKGVVSSDRDDLTDVKRELAGISNKAGLSGSLDAALAGADVFIGVSGGTVPEPAVASMAEGAFVFAMANPNPEVHPEIAHKYAAVVATGRSDFPNQINNVLAFPGIFAGALQVRASRITEGMKIAAADALAAVVGDDLAADYVIPSPFDERVAPAVTAAVAAAARAEGVARR, encoded by the coding sequence GTGGCAGCGGAGATCGTCAATCCTCGCAGCGACAGCAGTACGGGTTCCGAAGGCGACGTGGAGCCGGTGAATTCCGACGGCTCCGTGGACTCGCGGGCCTTCGACCCGGCGTTCGCCCTGCACCGTGGCGGGAAGATGGCCGTGCAGGCCACCGTGCCCGTGCGTGACAAGGACGACCTGTCCCTGGCGTACACACCCGGCGTCGCGAAGGTGTGCAGCGCCATCGCCGAACAGCCCGACCTCGTCAACGACTACACGTGGAAGTCGAACGTGGTCGCCGTGGTGACCGACGGCACGGCCGTGCTCGGCCTCGGCGACATCGGTCCGGAGGCCTCGCTCCCCGTGATGGAGGGCAAGGCGATCCTGTTCAAGCAGTTCGGCGGCGTGGACGCCGTGCCGATCGCGCTGGACTGCACGGGCGTCGACGAGATCGTCGAGACCGTGGCCCGTCTCGCGCCGTCCTTCGGCGGCGTCAACCTGGAGGACATCTCGGCGCCCCGGTGCTTCGAGATCGAGCGGAAGCTCCAGGAACGGCTGGACATCCCCGTCTTCCACGACGACCAGCACGGCACGGCCGTGGTGACGCTGGCGGCCCTGCGGAACGCCGCGAAGCTGACCGGACGCTCGCTGGGCGAACTGCGCGCGGTGATCTCCGGCGCGGGTGCGGCCGGGATCGCCATCGCCAAGTTCCTGCTGGAGGCGGGCATCGGCGACGTGGCCGTCGCGGACCGCAAGGGCGTCGTGTCGTCCGACCGGGACGACCTCACGGACGTCAAGCGGGAGCTCGCCGGGATCAGCAACAAGGCGGGACTCTCCGGCTCGCTGGACGCGGCGCTCGCGGGCGCGGACGTCTTCATCGGCGTCTCCGGCGGCACGGTTCCGGAGCCGGCGGTGGCTTCCATGGCCGAGGGCGCGTTCGTGTTCGCCATGGCCAACCCGAACCCGGAGGTGCATCCGGAGATCGCCCACAAGTACGCGGCGGTGGTCGCCACCGGGCGGTCCGACTTCCCGAACCAGATCAACAACGTGCTGGCGTTCCCCGGGATCTTCGCCGGGGCGCTGCAGGTGCGGGCGTCCCGGATCACGGAGGGGATGAAGATCGCGGCGGCCGACGCGCTGGCCGCGGTCGTCGGGGACGATCTCGCCGCCGACTATGTGATCCCCTCGCCGTTCGACGAGCGGGTGGCACCGGCGGTGACCGCGGCGGTGGCCGCGGCGGCCCGGGCCGAAGGGGTCGCGCGCCGGTGA